A region of Lycium barbarum isolate Lr01 chromosome 3, ASM1917538v2, whole genome shotgun sequence DNA encodes the following proteins:
- the LOC132631455 gene encoding uncharacterized protein LOC132631455, with product MNKFVTRLKRGQPSSSSTIPPVASSIPSEVQRDTNPLNINFNYLKADSANRRPIAEYDANIRDEFGKKKKAMRQFYPGWFKGRHSKWLEYSISKDAAYCLCCYLFKNEHDVRGNMGDAFTKKGYKGWNKAKERFKTHIGERLGASIDVARFLLRLGLPFRGHDESISSTNRGIFLELLQWYGAMDQEVGKTIKAIIEDLDGDYFGILVDESKDISHKEQMALVLRYVDKKGEVIERFVGIVHVNDTSARSMKETIYSFLSDHSLSPSQIRGQGYDGASNMQGELNSLKILILRDTPSAYSTHCFTHQLQLTLVALVKKNSDVDDFFCIVTNVLNIVGASYKRRDLLRQHQAAKLEELLISGEVHTGRELNQERGLQRPGDTRWGSHYKTLQNFIDIFPSILYVLEFAAYECPNYIDRLTTESLVDKIKGFDFVFMLHLMLEVLKKTNYLNCSLQKMDQDIVNAMGLLNTAKQELQMMRDRGWKSLLDDALSFCNKHEIFIPKMDANYIPGKSKRRTLDVTYSHHFRVGIFYPVIDLLLQELNNRFDTVSTDLLLGMACLHPAKSFGNFDKKKAMRLAEYYPNEFDSNKLRDLSCQLDNFIVYVRGSDKRFFNMKGIIDLAKVLVQSELHQTWPFVYLLIKLTLILPVATASVERAFSSMKYIKNELRNSMNDEFLNGCLVCYVERGIFATISNDAIIHHFQKMKSHRAQL from the exons ATGAATAAGTTTGTCACCAGGTTAAAACGTGGACAACCAAGCTCTAGTTCTACTATTCCACCTGTTGCTTCATCCATACCCTCGGAAGTTCAGAGGGATACAAATCCtttaaatatcaatttcaattattTGAAAGCAGACTCGGCAAACAGAAGGCCTATTGCAGAATATGACGCTAATATACGTGATGAA TTTGGGAAGAAAAAGAAAGCAATGCGTCAGTTTTATCCTGGCTGGTTCAAAGGTCGACATTCCAAGTGGTTAGAGTACAGTATATCAAAAGATGCTGCTTATTGTTTGTGTTGCTATTTGTTTAAAAATGAGCATGATGTTCGTGGAAATATGGGAGATGCTTTTACGAAAAAGGGTTATAAGGGTTGGAACAAGGCTAAGGAAAGATTCAAAACTCATATTGGAGAG CGCTTGGGTGCTTCAATTGATGTGGCAAGGTTTCTCTTAAGATTAGGATTGCCGTTTCGTGGTCATGATGAGAGCATATCATCTACAAATAGAGGTATATTTCTTGAACTTTTGCAATGGTATGGAGCCATGGATCAGGAAGTTGGAA AAACAATCAAAGCTATTATTGAAGACTTGGATGGTGATTATTTCGGAATACTGGTTGATGAATCGAAGGATATATCACACAAGGAGCAAATGGCACTTGTTCTACGATATGTTGACAAAAAAGGTGAAGTGATAGAGCGATTTGTTGGTATTGTCCATGTTAATGATACATCTGCACGATCAATGAAGGAAACAATCTATTCTTTTCTTTCGGATCACTCATTAAGTCCATCCCAAATACGTGGGCAAGGTTATGATGGTGCTAGTAACATGCAAGGAGAACTAAATagtcttaaaattttaattttgcgTGATACTCCATCTGCATATTCCACTCATTGTTTTACTCACCAATTGCAGTTAACACTTGTGGCTCTTGTGAAGAAAAATTCAGATGTGGATGATTTTTTTTGTATAGTTACTAATGTATTGAATATTGTTGGAGCATCTTATAAGCGCAGGGATTTGCTTAGACAACATCAAGCTGCAAAGTTAGAAGAGTTGCTCATTTCTGGTGAAGTGCACACAGGACGGGAATTAAATCAAGAACGTGGGCTTCAACGACCAGGTGACACTCGTTGGGGTTCTCATTATAAAACATTACAGAACTTCATTGATATATTTCCATCAATTCTTTATGTTCTTGAATTTGCTGCATATGAGTGTCCAAATTATATCGATAGACTTACAACTGAAAGTCTTGTGGATAAGATTAAggggtttgattttgtttttatgTTGCACTTGATGTTGGAAGTTCTGAAGAAGACAAATTATTTGAACTGCTCATTACAGAAGATGGATCAAGATATTGTCAATGCTATGGGACTGCTCAATACTGCAAAGCAAGAATTGCAAATGATGAGGGATAGGGGATGGAAATCATTACTGGATGATGCCCTTTCTTTTTGTAATAAGCATGAGATATTTATTCCGAAGATGGATGCTAACTACATTCCTGGGAAGTCGAAACGTAGAACTCTTGATGTTACATATTCTCATCATTTTCGTGTTGGAATTTTTTATCCTGTTATTGATTTGCTGCTTCAGGAGCTTAATAATCGTTTCGACACTGTTAGTACTGATTTACTTCTTGGTATGGCTTGTTTACATCCAGCTAAGTCATTTGGTAATTTTGATAAGAAAAAGGCAATGAGGTTGGCTGAATATTATCCGAATGAGTTTGATAGCAACAAGCTTCGAGATCTCAGTTGCCAGCTTGATAATTTCATAGTGTATGTTCGAGGTTCTGATAAGAGATTTTTCAATATGAAGGGGATTATTGATCTTGCTAAAGTACTGGTTCAATCAGAATTGCACCAGACCTGGCCATTTGTTTATTTGCTTATCAAGTTGACTCTTATTCTTCCTGTTGCTACTGCTTCTGTGGAACGAGCTTTCTCATCGATGAAGTACATCAAAAATGAACTCCGCAACAGTATGAATGATGAATTTTTAAATGGTTGTTTAGTCTGCTATGTAGAGCGTGGGATATTTGCAACTATAAGTAATGATGCTATTATTCATCATTTTCAGAAAATGAAAAGTCATCGAGCgcagttgtg